A region of the Candidatus Nanosynbacter lyticus genome:
GTCGACGATAGCTTTTGCTTCGCCAAGGCCCAAACCGGTGATTTCTTTAACAGCCTTGATGACAGCAACCTTCTGAGAACCAGCGTCTTTCAAAGTAACTGTGAACTCAGTTTTTTCGTCAGCCGCAGCAGCGTCACCGCCAGCAGCTGGACCAGCAACAGCGACAGCTGCAGCAGCTGGCTCGATGCCATATTCTTCTTTAAGATGATTTTTCAATTCGTTAACTTCTAGAACTGTCAATTTTACAAGTTCTTCAGCCAATTTCTTAATATCAGCCATTGATATTCTCCTTGATTATTATATTGTTGCGATGAATGCAACGTTACTAGTATTGATTGCTAAACTTAAGCAGTAGCTTTGGCTTCGATGCCGTCCAGAAGTCCGTACAAATTGCCACCAAGCGCGTTGACTGTGTCGTGTACTGGTGATAGCAATTGTGATACCACTTGAGCAACGAGCTGGTCTTTGCTCGGTAGACCTGCCAATGCTTTAACGTCAGCTTCGCTAATTGCCAAGCCTTCGCCCGAGAAGCCACCTGCAAGTTGTAATGCTGGATGCGTTTTTGCAAACGTGTCCAATACCTTTGCTGGCATAACTTCATCTTCGGTGCTTACAGCGTAAACCAATTGACCAACCAATAAGCTGGTGTCGGTTTCTTTGTAAGTATCGATTTCCTGAAGAGCTACGCGCACCAGTCGGTTTTTAACAACCTTGATGGTAACGCCCGCTTCGCGGGCAGCCTTGCGTAGTTCTTGCAAGTCAGCCACGGTAAGTGTCTGATAGCGAGCGAACGCTGTACCTTTGGCGTCTTTTAGAAGCCCTGTTAGTTCAGCAACCAAAGTTTGTTTTTTATCGCGTGAAATTGCCATAAAAATCCTTTCTTTGATTGAGTTAATTTGTTATGTGCCAATTTGTTAACGTGCGGTAATGGAGAATCAAAAAACGTCTTTGATTCTCGCACTACCAAAGACGTCAAATAAAACTGTTAGTTTCATCCCTCGGTGGCATTTTTACATCTGTTTTTACACAAATCGCCACTGTCTTTGGTAATGTTCCTTAGAATTGTAGCAGAAATGACAACGAAAGACAAGGGTTATGGCGATTATTCTCCAGCTGATTCAATTGCC
Encoded here:
- the rplL gene encoding 50S ribosomal protein L7/L12 → MADIKKLAEELVKLTVLEVNELKNHLKEEYGIEPAAAAVAVAGPAAGGDAAAADEKTEFTVTLKDAGSQKVAVIKAVKEITGLGLGEAKAIVDGAPAPVVEKVSKDDAEAAKKTLEGAGASVELS
- the rplJ gene encoding 50S ribosomal protein L10 — translated: MAISRDKKQTLVAELTGLLKDAKGTAFARYQTLTVADLQELRKAAREAGVTIKVVKNRLVRVALQEIDTYKETDTSLLVGQLVYAVSTEDEVMPAKVLDTFAKTHPALQLAGGFSGEGLAISEADVKALAGLPSKDQLVAQVVSQLLSPVHDTVNALGGNLYGLLDGIEAKATA